The genomic window AGCCTAATCCACTCTAGGCAGCTCACGCCGACTCAACCGAGGATCGACCCGTGGGAAAGTGCTGCCCCCATCAGCAAAGCCGTGGTCGAACGCAACGGCAATCTCTTCGCAAACCAGACCTTGCTGGATGCCGCAGAGTCCGGCGACTTAGATGTCATGCACCATCTATTGCAAGACGGTAAAGAAAATCTGAACTCGACAGATTCGCGCCATTGGACGCCATTGATAGTCGCCGCGTTCAATGGGCATGATTTGGTCACGCGGATGCTGCTGGAATTCGGCGCAGATCCTGCGGCACAAGATAAGTCAGGCTATACCGCCCTGCACTGGGCTGCGTACAACGGTCAATCACGCACAGTGAAACTGCTGCTACATGAAAATGCCGACATCAACGCACGTAGCCTGTCAGGCTGGACACCGTTAATGCAAGCAGCCACGCGCGGGCATCTGGGCGTGGCCATTCTGCTAGTGGATCGTGGTGCGGATGTAAACCTGAGCAGTCAGGACGGATCTACCGCCTTACTCAAGGCAGCAGCTAACGGCCACATTGACATCGTTAAGCTCCTGCTCGACAAGGGCGCCGACACAACAATCCAACTCAAGGACGGTAGCACCGCCTTATCGCTAGCCAGCAAGAATGGGCACCACGGGATCGCGGCTCTACTTCAATCCTTATCATAATCAGGAGTTCGTAGCCTCGTACCAGCCACGACTACGATTCACTAGATAGACCACTGATCGCATCACCGGCATATGTCAGTTGTGACTTCGTCGAGATATGCGATGCCGATCCCAACGTCGCATCCCCGCCTTTTCCATCTCGACCGCACCGAACACCAGCCCCCCAAACAGCAGAATGCGCCACCAAGCGGCAGACTCAATGGCCGCGGTACCGAACAGATGCTGCATCAGCGGCGCGTAGGTGAACAATAATTGCAACAATACGACGATAACAATAGACAGCACAACCGGTCTGGATTGAGTAAAGCTAATCACACCGAACGATGACTCAAACAAGTGGCGGCAATTGAACAGATAGAATATCTCGCCCATGACCAATGCATTAACTGCTACGGTACGCGCCTCCTCAAGGCTGGCTCCACGCCCCAACTCCCAAAGAAAGAAACCCACGCCGCCCAACACCATCAGCGCAGACACCAGTACGATCCGCCAAAGCAAGAAGTGATCAAGCAACGGCGCACGCGGATCCTGCGGAGCACGGCACATCACACCACGTTCTGAAGACTCAAAGGCCAGCGCAAGCGACAAAGTAATCGCGGTCACCATGTTTACCCACAGAATCTGTACCGGAGTAATCGGCAAGGTCAACCCCATGAGAATGGCCGCGACAATGACCGCCGCCTCTCCGCCGCTAGTGGGCAAGATGAATACGATGGACTTCTTAAGGTTGTCATAAATAGTGCGCCCCTCCTCCACGGCCGCCGCAATGGAGGCGAAATTATCGTCGGCCAGCACCATTTCGGCAGCTTCCTTGGCTGCTTCGGTGCCTTTCCCACCCATCGCCACCCCGACATCGGCACGCTTGAGCGCAGGAGCATCGTTCACGCCGTCGCCGGTCATCGCCACCACTTCGCCGTTAGCCTGCATAGCTGTCACCAGACGCAACTTGTGTTCGGGGCTGGACCGTGCGAACACATCCACATCGCGTACGGCTTGGCGCAACGCCTCATCGTCCATCGCATCGAGTTCGACACCGGTCAATGCCAGACCGTTGCCGATGCCTAGTTGGGCGGCGATGGCGCGCGCAGTGTCGGCATGGTCGCCGGTGATCATCTTCACGCGGATACCCGCAGCCTTGCAGTCGCGCACGGCTGAGATCGCCTCCTCGCGCGGCGGGTCACTGATGCCAACCATGCCCAACAACGTGAATCCCCCTTCCACATCAGCGAACCGCAATTCACGCTGGTCAACTTCTACAGATTTCATCGCCAAGGCCAGCACGCGCTGTCCGCGTGCGCCGGTCTCGGCCATCTGCGCATGCCAGTAGGGCAAGTCCAGTGTCACATCTTCGCCGCTGCCGCGCTGCTGGTTGCACATCGCCAGCACTTGCTCCACCGCCCCCTTCACGAAAATAAAAGCGTGTCCGCTATGGTCGTGGTGCAGGGTAGCCATGAAGCGGTGCTCTGACTCGAAGGGGATGTGGTCGGTACGCGGAAGCTCTTCATGTTCGAGAGCAGCATCCAATCCGGCTTTCAAAGCCAGCGGGATGAGTGCACCTTCGGTCGGATCTCCCGCGATGTGCCAATGCCCTTCACCTTCGTTCAGGGCGGCATCATTGCAGAGCAGTCCTGCACGGAATAGGTCCAGCGTATCGGGATGTTCGGTGAAATCGGTCTCTTTTCCATCAATAGCAAAGCCACCATGTGGTGCATAACCGATACCGCTCACTTCAAATATGCTTGAAGCCGTGATCACGCGCTGCACGGTCATTTCGTTCTTGGTCAACGTACCGGTCTTGTCGCTACAGATGGTCGTCACCGCACCCAAGGATTCCACCGCAGGTAAACGCCTGACGATCGCACTGCGTTTTGCCATGCGCTGCACGCCGAGCGCAAGCGTGATGGTCAGCACGGCGGGAAGTCCTTCTGGGATCGCGGCCACCGCTAGACCGACCGCGGCAAAGAACATATCGGACCAGTTGTAGCCATGCACCCAAACGCCGAAAGCAAACGTCAATCCCGCCAGCAGTAAGATGGTGGTCGTGAGTTGTTTGCCGAAATGCGTCATCTGCCGCAATAACGGGGTTTCCAGCACACCCACCCCGGCGATCAGGCTGCTGATGTGACCAATCTCGGTGGCAGTACCAATGGCGACGACTACACCGCGCGCTTGGCCATACACTACTAGTGTGCCGGAATACGCCATGCATGCCCGTTCACCCAGCACCGTCTGCGGATCCACAGCGGCAACTCCCTTCTCCACCGGTTCGGACTCACCGGTGAGTGTAGCCTCCTCAATCCGCAACTGACGCACCTCGACCAAGCGCAGATCGGCAGGCACCTTGTCACCGGAAGCCAGCAACACGATGTCGCCCGTCACCAACTGGTGCGCCGGAACCTCCTGACGCCGCCCGCCGCGCAGCACCGTTGCATTCAGCGACAACATGTTGCGGATCGCGTCCAGTGCTCGCTCGGCACGCCCCTCCTGAATGACCCCGATGAGGGCATTGATGAACACTACGCTGACGATCACCCCACAATCGACCCAGTGGTCGAGCAAGGCGGTGATCGTTGCGGCCCCAAGTAGCAGGTAGATCAGCACATTGTGGAATTGCCGAGAGAAGCGCCGTAGCCAGCCATCGCGCGAGGCTACCGGCAAGCGGTTGTGGCCAAAACGCTCTAATCGACGCGTAGCCTCGTCCGGCTCCAGGCCGGTGTGTGTCGAGGACAACGACGCAATTGTCTCGGCAGCTGAGCGAGCGTGCCAATCATTGTTCGTCATAATAGGTGCGCCATACTCAACACTATTCTTCCGGTATTTAAGCATTGCGGCTTCGCCCGTAGAACCATTTGAGCATAAAGGGCGGGGAAACAGTGGTGAGTGCAATTACGATGAGTAATGCCGCATATAGCTCACCGCTCAAAATAGCCTGACTGAATCCTAGTTGCGCAAAAATCAACCCAACTTCACCTCTCGGGATCATCGACAGTCCGATGGCAATTTGGTGCTGACGAGATTCGCGAATGAAAAAACCTGAAGCAAACTTTCCAAGCAAGGCAACCATCAACAATAGCCCAGCCAATTGCCAGATGAATGCCTCCCCCCAATCCACCGTACTCAGGTTGAGCGACACACCAACCATCACAAAAAATAACGGTGAAAACGTATGGATTAGAGGACGCATCTGTTCCTCAAGGCGATGTGCCAATTTCGGGCTGGGCTTGAATTCAATCATCTGACCTTTGCCCATCCACAGCCTGAAGCCAAAATGCTGACTGAATGCCAATCCAGCCGCAAATCCTCCCATGATTTCTGGCGCACCAACCGCATGCGCCAACCAAGAAAATAGCAAAATCAGTGACAGCGCCATAGTCAGTAACAACCCTGGCGTAGCGGCGCGCTGATCAAAGTGGTCAATCACCATCGAGGCCAGCTTCGCCACCAACGGTGCCAGCAGCATGAACAGCAAAATGTAGAGCCCAACCTCACCTATCGCCTGAATCGATACCTGCTTTTCCACTGCAAACTGGTACAACATTGCAAGTGCAAGCACGCCCAGAATATCATCCAGCACTGCCGCGCCAATCACGATCTGCGCCTCGTCTGACTGGCGCTTACCGAGATCATCCAGCACGCGTACCGTGATACCGATGCTGGTGGCCGTCAACGTTCCACCAATGAACAGCGCAGTCAACTCGGGCAGTCCGAACAGTAAAGCGCTTACCCCATACCCCAGCACAAACGGCAGTATAAATCCGAGTAGCGCCACCACCACCGGCTTGCTTCCAGATCGCGCCAATCGTGATAGGTCGGTATCCATCCCCACTTCGAATAAAAGCAGGATGATGCCGATCTCGGCCAGTAATTTCATGGTGGTGTCGGGTGCCACCCAACCGAGCAGCGAAGGGCCGATTAGCAAGCCAGCTAGCAGCTCTCCGATCACCGATGGAATACCGAAGCGCGCAACAGTCTCGGACAGCAGGCGCGCAGCGATTAAAATGATTGCAAGAAAGAGAAAGAATTGATGCAGCTCCATGGCGATACTCCCAGAGAATGATGGCGATCAGCCCAAGCGGTTATCCGCAGGATGGTAGTGCGGGTCTTCCAGCACGTTCACTTCCACCATGCCACGGGCTTTGCCGAGTAGCTCCAAACAATCTGGACTTAGGTGGCGCAGGTGAAGTTTCTTGCCTTGTTGAGTATAGCGCTCGGCCAATTGATCAATAGCTTCCAGTCCGGAATGGTCTTTAACGCGCGCGTGCCTGAAATCAATCACCACGTCTTCCGGGTCATCCTTCGGCGTGAACAGGTTCAGGAAATTCTGCGACGAGGCGAAGAATAGCGAACCGTGCAAATCGTACACCTTCCAGCCGTGCTCCTCGGTGGTCACGTGCACCTCCATGCTCTTGGCGTGTTCCCAGGCGAAGGCCAGCGCCGAAATGATGATGCCGACGATGACCGCGATGGCGAGATCGGTCAGTACAGTGACCACGGCGACGGTGATGCCCACCACGATGTCGGTGCGCGGCACCTTGCCGAACAGGTTGAAGCTGCCCCACTCGAAGGTCTTCTCCGACACCACGAACATCAGGCCGATCAGCGCGGCCAGCGGGATCATCTCGATCCAGCTCGATGCGAACAAAATGAAGCTCAGCAGGAACAGCGCGGCAGCGATGCCGGACAAATTTTTCACCGCGCCGTTGGTGACGTTGATCATGCTCTGTCCGATCATCGCGCAGCCACCCATGCCGCCGAAGAAGCCGGTGACCACGTTGGCCACACCCTGGCCGATGCTGGCACGGTTGGGTTTGCCGCGCGTGTCGGTCATGGTGTCGATCAGGTTCAGCGTCAGCAGCGATTCGATCAGGCCGATGGCGGCGAGGATCACGCTGTAGGGGAAGATGATCGTGAGCGTCTCCCAGTTCAGCGGCACCTCGGGGAGGTGGAATTGCGGCAGGCCGCCCGCGATGGAGGCCATGTCGCCCACGGTCTTGGTGTCGATGCCGGCGAAGATCACCAGCGCCGAGGTGGCGACGATGGCGGCCAGCGTGGACGGCAATACTTTGGTGAAACGCGGCAGGATGTAGATGATCGCCATGGTCAGCGCGATCAGGCCCAGCATGGTGTAGAGCGGCGCGCCTTGCATCCAGTCGCCGTCGGGCGTTTTGAAGTGGCTCAACTGCGCCAGAAAGATCACGATGGCCAGTCCGTTGACGAAGCCCAGCATCACCGGGTGCGGCACCATGCGGATGAACTTGCCGAGCTTGCCCAGCCCGAAGCCGATCTGCAACACGCCCATCAGCACCACGGTGGCGAACAGATATTCCACGCCGTGCGTCACCACCAGCGCCACCATCACCACCGCAAGCGCGCCGGTCGCGCCCGAGATCATGCCGGGGCGGCCGCCGATCAGCGAAGTGATGAGACCCACCATAAAGGCAGCGTACAGACCGACCAGCGGATGCACCTGCGCCACCAACGCGAAGGCGATGGCTTCGGGCACGAGGGCGAGCGCGACGGTGAGGCCGCTAAGGAGATTCGTTTTGGTTTCGGAGAAATTGCGGATGCTCATTGAGGTGCTCCCAAAAAAAAACGGCCCTGCTCGCAGATGAGTGGCGAGCATGCGAATTCATACTGAGAATGTTGTCGGCCACCGAGCGGCCGGCAACTAAGTAACTTTGAAGTTACATCGGAAGAGACAAGGACGGATGAATCGTGGCGGGAATTATAGCCTAAGGCCACACCCGCGCTGGGAACTCGGATACCAGCAACGAGCGCTGGGCGATTTTTACGCGGCCCTCGCTCTGCTCAAACTCAACCAGAATCGCAGAAAACAACTTATCCTTGGTAGCCAAACGCATGCGGTAGTCAACGACATATCGCAGCGTAAGCTCTATCCAGTTTGCATCGAAACTCAGCGTGACCACAACATCGAGACTGGAGTCCTCTGCGCGGTGATGACGCACAAACGAAGCCCACAATTCACGCGCGGTAGCCATTGTATCGGACTGCACCCTTGCACCAACCTCGTACACAATGCTTCGCGCCAGACGGTGGTCGCAATCGGTGCGTACCGGCACCACGATCTCGTCCCATAGAAAGGGGAAATCTACACTGTAGTTCTGCACCTGTTCGCGCAGCACGATGTTGTTGGGGAGGTACACCACTCGGCCGTTGTACAGGTCGGATTTCACCCAGTCGCCGCATTCCATCACGGTGGTGGTGAGTGGGCTGATATCCATCACGTCGCCCATCACGCCGCCAAGCTTGATGCGGTCGCCCGGCTTGTACAGATTTCCGAAGGTGACCACCAGCCAGCCGAATAGGCTCTGAATTAGCTCGCGCAGGGCGAAACCGACACCGACACCGAGCAGGCCAATCAGCACAGGCAGATTGGATAGCTGATTGCTGAAGATGGCAATGGCGGCTAGCAGGCCCAGCACATAACCAGCAAGACTGAGCGCCTTGCGCGTCTTGTACCGCAGTTCCTTGTTCTTGATGTTGTTGTTGGCGAACATCTGTACGAACCTCACCAGCAGCAGGATGAAGAGCAAACTAAGCATCAGCCCCAGCAGTTTGCCGAACATAGGATGCGCAGTCAGATCATGGAGTATCTCGGTCATGGTTGAGTCGGCCTGTGATTAGTGGTGGCCATGCTCGGCCAGCTTCTCATCGCGAAAGATTTCCTTGTTTCGTCCAATGATGAGCAGTAGCGCGCTAGAGTAGGAAAAGGTAGACAGCATGATAACGCCGATGACCACCGCTTTGAACATTTCCAGATGCGGGTAGTTGGCGGGGATCATGGTGATCATCACGATGGACAGCCCCCCCTTGATGCCCGCGAAAGTCAGCACGCTCCACCAGAGCAGGTTGATGTCGACCATCTTCACGGTGCGATTTGCGATGGCGGCGAATAATCCCATCATCACACCCCGTATCACCGTGGTGGCGAGGAACATTACTAATATCTCCGTCCTGTACTGCCAGAGCAGTTTGAGATCGATCATCTCCGCCATGGCAATGAACAGGATGGTATTGGCAACTAGGGCCAGCAACTGGATGTCTTCCTTAGTGCGAAGATGGCGATCACGTTCGGCGAGGGTGGCGCGCAATCGGTCCAGCGTCTTGCCAATCAGGTTGGAGGAAGAGTTCTTGCTCATGGCCTCGCGCTGCAAAGCGGCTTCATCATGCTCGATGCGGCGCTCTTCCTCGTCGACCGCCTTCATCATCACGTGGTTAACCGTGATCACGGCGAAGATCACGGCGAGGATGCCGGACAGGTGCAGATGCGAATGCCCGCCCAGCAGATTGAGGAACACATAGAAATGCTCGGCAATCTCGAATGCGCCGTAACCGGCGATGATCAACACCATCATCTCGGCAAAGCGGTTGTGCGTGGATTTCATCAGCACCAGCCCGAGGAAGCCGACTAGCATGCCGACCGCGACCGAGCTCAGGATCACTTCCGCGCTAATGCCCAGCACATAAGCGGCGGTGATCTCGTTGCCGCCCAGCGCATACAGGCCGACGAACACAAAAGCGATCAGCGCCGTGGCATCGTTCAGCAGGCTCTCGCCCTCGGCTAGGATCTTCAGGCGATGCGGCAGTTCGAATTTGGAGAAGATGCTCACCACCGACACTGGGTCAGTCGCCAGCACCATGGCGAACAACACGATCACTGCGGCAGTCGACAGATGATAGTCGCCGAACAGCCAGTCCGAGATAGCCAGCGCGGTCAGCACCGACAGGATGATCGAGACAACCGCCAAATACAGCAGGCTCCACGCATGCTCCTTCAGGTCGGCAACCTTGAGCTCCAGCGAGTCAGAAATCAGCAACACCGGCAGAAGGAAGATGACTAAGGTGGCGAATTGCTCAGCATCGCCAGTAAGCACCGGTATCTGACTGAACACATAGTGAGCGACAAAAGAAAGCAGAATCAATCCCAACGGAGAAGGCACGCGTAGCTTTTCCTCCAACTGCAACGCTAGGAAAAGAATGGTCGCTATCGTCAGAAGTGAAGTAATCATGCTTGCTTTCTAGAAAATAAGTTCATGGTATCACCCTACATCCGCCGCCAGTTCATGACTCTGGCGGCGGAACAAAATCAGGTGCCTTCATGGTTTCGCCCAGTGGCTTACCTAGTACGCGCGAGTAGAAGTTTCGCACAGTAGAGATGGGGTAGGCCATCACCAGCAGCGCAGTGAACGTAATGCTGATCAGTACGACCATGTAAGTGACATCGCGTATCGTTTCCCCGCCAGCCACTCCGTATTGCAAGGGCAATGATGCCAGCACGGCAGCAGCCAATCCTTTGGGAGCCATCATCGAGATAATTGCTGCATCCCTCAGGTCATAGTTCGGGTCACGAAATATATAGCGAGTCAGAATCAGTCTCATTGCGAACACCAGCAACACCATCAGCCCCGCAGTAATTGCAAGATGTACCGCACCGAAGTGAATGGAAATGCCCAGATACACGAAAAAATAGGTCTTCAACAGGAACACCGCTTCGCGGTAAAAAGTAATGTCCATCTCGTTCAATGGCTCTATCTTCCGATCTAGTCGCTGAATGCGGTGCAGACCAAGCTTCTCGAAATTATTCAGCGTGATGCCCAGCGCCAGCGCCGCGATCGCCCCAGAGAAACCCAGCAATTCGGTCAACCCATAAACGATGAAAACATAGGCCAGCGTGGACGAGATTGTGTTGGAAAAATCGCGCACTCGCCCCAACACTAGCAACCAGCCTACCCCACCAAGCACACCGATGACTGCCGCGAAAATCAGTGCGGAAAGCACACTGCCGATCAGACGGCCTGGCTCTACACCACCTTGCGTAGATATTTGCAACAGAGCGAACACCCCTACGATGCACAGTACGTCAGTCAGAGCTGACTCCAGCACCAGCACAATCGCGGGCCTCTCCCCTATACTCAGTGCTGCTACCATGGGGATGACAACTGCCGAAGAGGTACCTCCCAGCGTAACCCCCAACATGGTAGATGGAAGCAGGGATAGGCCCAGCGTAAAGTAGGCGATCAGTATAACGATGAGCGTCGTCAACCCGAAGCATACCAAGCTCAATTTCCCTGTGGATGCAAGAGACTTGCCTAGCACGCCTAAATTCAGCGAGGTTCCACTCTCAAACAGAATCACCACCAGCGCGATAGTCGCGATGAGGGAACCGATCTTGCCAAAATCTGCTGGCGTAACAACACCCATCAGAGGTCCGATCACGATGCCAATCAGCATCAAGACCAGCACATCTGGTATGTTTGTCCGACGAAACTGCAATGAAAGGAAATGGGCAAAGAAGACCATCAGGCCAATGACCAGAATAGTGGTGGACATGATTTCTCCTGTTCTATCTTCGTCGGATTATACATGCCAGCAATTTTGCGCCAGACCTTTGGAACACCCTACGTAGGGCCCCTTCGTTTAGAGTTGCGCTGAATCACGCGCCGTTCGGTGAGTGACAAATCGCATGCGCACCCCGGCACTACCATTCACATCCTCGGCACCGAGCACATCTCATACATGCAGTTTTTCGATCAAACTCCTTTGGATACTCTTCTTCACCACAAAGGCAATATGATAGGCAAACGCGACATCATGCTGATCAGCGATCATCTCAGCCTATTCCGAGGAGGATTTGGCGCCTGAAAGGTGTCAACAATTAGACACCACTCTTTAAATCCATCCTACCAATTAGCAATATCCTATTGAATCTGTTTAGGATAACTAGAACTAGCACAAAGCGCGCTAGGAGCGAACCTTCCCGATTCTGCAGCTTGATGAGTTAGAATTCCCCCAATGCACCGAAAATGAGCAATACCATGATCTCAAACTTTCTCCACACTCCTAAAGAGTTACTACATGTTGGCATCATCCTGCTCCTGGCTTGGTTGCTGATGCAAGTGGGATTGCGCTTGGTTCAGTTATTTCGTAGTTACATGTACACACGAGCAGACTCCGCCGAAGACAAGCGCCGAATCGAAACCTTAGCCCGAGTTTTCCACCACATCATCACCGTTATCATCACTCTGGTCGCAGGCATGCTCGCGCTCAGTGAACTTGGCATCTCGATTGCCCCCATTCTGGGTGCAGCAGGTGTCGTCGGTATTGCTGTCGGCTTTGGTGCACAAAGCCTGATCAAGGACTATTTCAATGGTTTTTTCATCCTGATTGAGAATCAAATCCGACAGGGTGATGTTGTCGAGGTGGGAGGAAAAACTGGCGTTGTGGAGGACATTACGCTCCGCTACGTCAGTCTGCGTGATTACGAAGGTAGCGTCCACTACATTCCAAACGGTCTGATTACTACAGTCACTAACAAGTCACGCGGCTTTGCTTACGCTGTTATTGATGTCAGCGTTGCTTACCGCGAAAGCATTGAAGAGGTCTATGACGTTATACGTGAGGTTTCAGCGCGATTACGTGTTGATTCGTTGATAGGCGAGAAAATTCTGGAAGATATCGAGATTGCTGGGGTACAAGACTGGGCGGATTCGGCCATTGTGCTACGTTGTCGCTTCAAGACGGTTGCTCTTGAGCAATGGTGCGTGCGTCGTGAGTTTCTCAAGTGCCTCAAGATTGCTTTCGACGTGCATGGCATCGAAATACCTTATCCCCACCTCACCCTCTACGCTGGCACGGACAAGCAAGGGAACACCAGCCCATTCCGTATAGTTCGACAGGATAGATAGACAAGCATCGACATTAAGGAGAAACATATTATGCCGCCACAAATATCCATTGGTCTCATCGGTTACGGCAAAGCAGGACAAGCAGTAGCTAACGTTCTGAGCCAAGACCCCCGATTTGACCTGCGCTGGATCGCACGTCGCTCAACCATGGACCATGAAAGTCATCATCCCGGAACAGCCGTACCTATTGTCGGCATTGAGCAAACTCCATACCCGCAGCTGTTCGAGCAAGCCCCTGTGGATGCTCTGGTTGACTTCTCTTCACCACAAAGCATTCATAAGTACGGCGATGAGATAAGCAAGCGCGGCATCATGCTGGTCAGCGCTATCTCCGCCTACTCCGAAGACGATTTGACCTATGCTCGGGAACTGGGTCAGCGAACACGTGTATTGTGCTCACCCAATATCACTCTGGGCATTAATTTCCTGATTCTGGCTGCAAAACTTCTACACAAGATCGCCCCATTTGCCGATGTAGAGATCGTAGAGCAACATTTCAGGGAAAAGCCAGAGGTCTCAGGCACAGCACGCAAGATTGCCGAAACGCTAGAAGTCGATGGCGAATGCATCACCTCGTTGCGACTAGGAGGCATCGTCGGGCATCACGAAGTGATTTTTGGTTTCCCTCATCAGACGGTACGCCTCACGCATGACTCCATCCGACGCGAGGCATTCGGCACGGGAGCTGCCTTTGCACTTGAACAACTATCACAGCTAGGGAATGGCTACTATTGCTTTGATGACATTTTATTTAAGTTGATGCGTACCCAATTATTAAAAGGCTGAGCCCCCAATTACCGTCCAAAAGGTCTATAACTTAGCATTGCGCCAGCCCTGAATACGACGAATGAAAAGCTCGTCGCACCACTCCAACCAATTTGGCCTGTGTATCTTTCTGCTCGGCTAGAGTCTGTCGGGAATGCGTCCACTACCCTAGAAATATGCCCATTGTTCAAAACGCTTCTCGGAGATTTTCAGCGTATCCCCTATCCCATGCGGCAGCCACAGCCACTGGCAGCTTTGAGATTTGGTTGCCCCCTGAGTCTGCCGCACCACGGATTGCGAGTCAAAGTCACTCCCGACCTTCATGTCGGGTAAACCACACTCAGTCAGCATATCGCCTAGGGGTAACGTTGCTGCATAGTTGGACATCACTTCCATCACTGCTCCCTGGCCCAATTTCCGCGTATCCGAAGTGATAAGCAATCCCTTTTTGCTACGCAAGGCACACTATTTGCTCCTCACCTTTGCACAGACTGCGAGCGACTAATTCCCTGTGTTAGCATACCGACCAACGTTTCGTTTAGATACAGTGATGTCCAGCCCAACAATCCACGCCTCACTCACGCATATCCTTTCCGCTTCAACCTCTAGCTCACCCATGGATCAATGACATGCTTATTTCTCTGATTGTCATATTTATCATCGCTTATGTAGCCATCGCACTTGAACACCCACTAAAAATCAACAAAGCCGCTCCAGCTCTGATC from Ferriphaselus amnicola includes these protein-coding regions:
- a CDS encoding mechanosensitive ion channel family protein → MSNTMISNFLHTPKELLHVGIILLLAWLLMQVGLRLVQLFRSYMYTRADSAEDKRRIETLARVFHHIITVIITLVAGMLALSELGISIAPILGAAGVVGIAVGFGAQSLIKDYFNGFFILIENQIRQGDVVEVGGKTGVVEDITLRYVSLRDYEGSVHYIPNGLITTVTNKSRGFAYAVIDVSVAYRESIEEVYDVIREVSARLRVDSLIGEKILEDIEIAGVQDWADSAIVLRCRFKTVALEQWCVRREFLKCLKIAFDVHGIEIPYPHLTLYAGTDKQGNTSPFRIVRQDR
- a CDS encoding cation:proton antiporter, which gives rise to MSTTILVIGLMVFFAHFLSLQFRRTNIPDVLVLMLIGIVIGPLMGVVTPADFGKIGSLIATIALVVILFESGTSLNLGVLGKSLASTGKLSLVCFGLTTLIVILIAYFTLGLSLLPSTMLGVTLGGTSSAVVIPMVAALSIGERPAIVLVLESALTDVLCIVGVFALLQISTQGGVEPGRLIGSVLSALIFAAVIGVLGGVGWLLVLGRVRDFSNTISSTLAYVFIVYGLTELLGFSGAIAALALGITLNNFEKLGLHRIQRLDRKIEPLNEMDITFYREAVFLLKTYFFVYLGISIHFGAVHLAITAGLMVLLVFAMRLILTRYIFRDPNYDLRDAAIISMMAPKGLAAAVLASLPLQYGVAGGETIRDVTYMVVLISITFTALLVMAYPISTVRNFYSRVLGKPLGETMKAPDFVPPPES
- a CDS encoding 4-hydroxy-tetrahydrodipicolinate reductase produces the protein MPPQISIGLIGYGKAGQAVANVLSQDPRFDLRWIARRSTMDHESHHPGTAVPIVGIEQTPYPQLFEQAPVDALVDFSSPQSIHKYGDEISKRGIMLVSAISAYSEDDLTYARELGQRTRVLCSPNITLGINFLILAAKLLHKIAPFADVEIVEQHFREKPEVSGTARKIAETLEVDGECITSLRLGGIVGHHEVIFGFPHQTVRLTHDSIRREAFGTGAAFALEQLSQLGNGYYCFDDILFKLMRTQLLKG